The following proteins are co-located in the Apium graveolens cultivar Ventura chromosome 5, ASM990537v1, whole genome shotgun sequence genome:
- the LOC141660714 gene encoding uncharacterized protein LOC141660714, with product MNRRFDARKNITEEYKIGVDGFIKFAVANTDDSKGRIRCPCNKCGNFYIKNPHDVILHLYRHGIMPAYTTWNFHEKSVRSRVDTGTSSMNIDNTHDDFYDAREMLGDFSEANNNFENMDKEPNATTKSFYMMLDSASEPLYPNCTSFTTLSFVSKLHKFKHRHGCSNKGFDELLELIGSVLPEDHKLPLRYYDVKKLVSGLSMGYEKFDTCVNDCMLFYNENSEKIHCDICDEDRYKMQKDYMKKLIPKKILRYFPLTLRLQRLFMSEKTAKCMIWHHDRATVEGLSSDGFDPFRDAHAREYTVWPVIVVVYNLPPSMCTKAPYMFMPLLIPGPNDPTKDFHVYLRLLIDELKMLWCTGVETYDRVSRSNFTMKVALMWTINDFPALGMLSGWSNKGKLACPVCMGLVKAKQLKHGGKSTFYGSRAKILYEQIQFPPPGKTIRQKPSDYGVTHNWTQCSPFFELPYWETLNLRHNIDIMHTEKNVFDNIFYTMLGDKKKTKENSNARNDCKELGVHRELWIRDDGTMPTAPFVLGRDKLISFSIGLKV from the exons ATGAATCGTCGATTTGATGCAAGGAAAAATATAACGGAAGAGTATAAAATTGGTGTTGATGGTTTCATTAAGTTTGCCGTTGCAAATACGGATGATTCAAAGGGGAGAATAAGATGTCCATGTAATAAATGTggaaatttttatataaaaaatccCCATGATGTGATATTACATTTATATCGACATGGCATCATGCCCGCATATACAACATGGAATTTTCATGAGAAGAGTGTTAGATCGCGGGTTGACACTGGGACGAGTTCTATGAATATTGATAACACGCATGATGATTTTTATGATGCACGTGAAATGCTTGGAGATTTTTCCGAGGcaaataataattttgaaaatatggaTAAAGAGCCGAATGCAACAACAAAAAGTTTTTATATGATGCTTGATAGTGCTTCTGAACCACTTTATCCTAATTGTACAAGTTTCACAACATTATCATTCGTGAGTAAGCTACATAAGTTCAAACACAGACACGGTTGTAGTAATAAGGGATTTGATGAGCTACTTGAACTCATTGGATCGGTGTTGCCTGAAGATCACAAGTTGCCCCTGAGATATTATGATGTGAAAAAGTTAGTAAGTGGGTTGAGCATGGGATACGAAAAATTTGATACTTGTGTGAATGATTGCATGTTATTTTACAATGAAAATAGTGAGAAAATACATTGTGACATATGTGATGAAGATCGATACAAGATGCAAAAGGATTACATGAAAAAGTTGATTCCGAAGAAGATTTTGAGATACTTTCCTCTTACATTGAGACTACAAAGATTATTCATGTCCGAAAAGACTGCTAAATGTATGATATGGCATCATGATAGAGCTACAGTTGAGG GTCTTTCTAGTGATGGATTTGATCCCTTTCGAGATGCACATGCAAGGGAATATACAGTGTGGCCTGTGATTGTTGTTGTTTACAATCTTCCACCATCGATGTGCACAAAAGCTCCATATATGTTTATGCCTCTTCTCATTCCCGGGCCAAATGATCCGACAAAAGACTTTCATGTTTATCTTCGACTACTAATTGATGAATTGAAGATGTTATGGTGTACCGGGGTGGAAACATATGATAGAGTATCACGCTCAAATTTCACTATGAAAGTAGCATTGATGTGGACAATAAATGACTTTCCAGCACTTGGTATGCTTAGTGGATGGTCGAATAAGGGAAAATTGGCATGTCCAGTATGTATGGGATTGGTAAAGGCAAAGCAACTCAAGCATGGTGGTAAATCGACTTTCTATG GATCACGGGCAAAGATACTTTATGAGCAGATACAATTTCCTCCTCCAGGAAAAACTATTAGGCAAAAGCCGAGTGATTATGGTGTGACACATAATTGGACACAATGTTCTCCATTTTTTGAGCTACCATATTGGGAGACACTGAATCTTCGTCACAATATTGATATTATGCATACGGAGAAAAATGTCTTTGATAACATATTCTACACAATGCTTGGTGATAAGAAAAAAACCAAAGAAAACTCAAATGCAAGAAATGATTGTAAGGAGTTAGGTGTACACCGTGAGTTGTGGATTCGAGATGATGGCACAATGCCAACTGCGCCATTTGTGCTTGGGAGAGACAAATTAATAAGCTTTTCAATTGGATTAAAAGTTTGA